The following are encoded together in the Thermococcus sibiricus MM 739 genome:
- a CDS encoding translation initiation factor IF-5A, with translation MGDKTRVQVSKLKPGRYILIDDEPCRIANITVSSPGKHGSAKARIEAVGIFDGKVRSIVKPTSAEVDVPIIDKKTGQIIAITPDTVQLMDMETYDLFDVPIATGVNEEIKDKLKEGINVEYWETLGRIKIMKLKGESS, from the coding sequence ATGGGAGATAAAACTAGAGTTCAGGTTAGTAAGCTTAAACCTGGAAGATACATCCTTATTGACGACGAACCATGTAGAATAGCTAACATTACTGTTTCATCCCCTGGGAAGCACGGTTCAGCAAAAGCAAGAATTGAAGCTGTTGGAATATTTGATGGTAAGGTCAGGAGCATTGTGAAGCCAACAAGTGCTGAAGTTGATGTTCCAATTATTGACAAGAAGACAGGACAGATTATAGCTATCACTCCTGATACTGTCCAGCTCATGGACATGGAAACTTACGATCTCTTTGATGTTCCAATAGCTACAGGGGTTAATGAGGAGATCAAAGATAAGCTTAAAGAAGGAATTAACGTCGAGTACTGGGAGACTCTTGGAAGAATAAAGATCATGAAGCTTAAGGGAGAAAGCAGTTGA
- a CDS encoding chloride channel protein encodes MKVGEYIKKWTTVLLLSLIIGIVGGFGAVIFRKLISLMRGLFFEVLLPHISIYYNGYNLGYILLPAIGSIMVAPIIKKYPELKGNGIPEVIEAVIFKKGEIKGILALLKTLATSITIGSGGSVGREGPIGFIGASLASELSQYFNLSPEMKKLLTTCGLAAGIAGTFNTPFAGAIFALEVVYMGIFSINLVPIFLSAVIGNTVTLLLLGEAFEVNIPLQIVHAHIELLFLFFMGLIFGILAAYWAKFLFWLTDIFENVKTPLWIKLLLGGLSVGFIGMFFPNYGILGVGYEGMELAIAGLLPLTLLILLGIGKMLATSIMISSGHSGGIFAPSLYIGALLGTAYGTILNLLFPNIGINPAVYALAGMAAFFSGLIQAPINQILMVAEITKGYTLLPGVITSATTSFLTARFILKGSSVYTLKLERKGIHIKTGRPVVLETIPVKEIMTINPVFVYKWNTLNYVEEMVGKTGHDCFPVVDENMEVLGVVGVKDFLNRSQRIKALPVGRFLRKEYALGYPTETAHDAFEKLMKYDQNLLPIVESPESKRLIGVVTKRDIYKAYYRAIREMYIED; translated from the coding sequence ATGAAAGTAGGGGAATACATAAAAAAGTGGACAACAGTTCTTCTGCTTTCCCTTATTATTGGAATAGTAGGAGGATTCGGGGCAGTCATCTTTAGAAAACTAATTTCTCTCATGAGGGGATTATTTTTTGAAGTTTTACTACCCCATATATCGATATATTACAACGGATATAACCTTGGATACATTCTCCTCCCAGCAATAGGAAGTATCATGGTGGCCCCGATAATTAAAAAATATCCAGAATTAAAGGGAAACGGGATACCAGAAGTTATAGAGGCCGTAATATTCAAAAAAGGTGAGATAAAAGGAATTCTAGCACTTTTGAAAACATTGGCAACTTCAATCACCATTGGAAGTGGAGGAAGCGTTGGAAGGGAAGGGCCCATCGGTTTTATTGGAGCTTCTCTAGCTTCAGAACTATCCCAGTACTTTAATCTCTCTCCAGAAATGAAGAAACTTCTAACTACTTGTGGATTAGCTGCTGGAATAGCAGGAACATTCAACACACCCTTTGCTGGAGCAATTTTTGCTCTTGAAGTCGTTTATATGGGAATCTTTTCAATAAATCTAGTTCCAATATTTCTCTCAGCTGTAATTGGGAATACTGTAACCCTTTTGCTTTTGGGAGAAGCTTTTGAAGTCAATATCCCCCTTCAAATTGTCCATGCACATATTGAACTCCTCTTTCTGTTCTTTATGGGCTTAATATTTGGAATCCTAGCTGCTTATTGGGCAAAGTTCCTATTTTGGCTTACCGATATATTTGAAAATGTGAAAACACCCTTATGGATAAAACTCCTCCTTGGAGGATTAAGTGTTGGTTTCATTGGAATGTTCTTTCCCAATTATGGGATACTAGGTGTTGGTTATGAAGGAATGGAGCTTGCTATTGCCGGGTTATTACCACTTACCCTACTTATTCTTCTTGGAATTGGAAAAATGCTAGCAACATCCATAATGATTTCTTCTGGACATAGTGGAGGTATATTTGCTCCAAGTCTTTACATTGGTGCATTACTTGGAACCGCATATGGAACTATCCTAAATCTCCTTTTCCCAAACATTGGTATCAATCCAGCTGTTTATGCTTTAGCTGGAATGGCAGCATTCTTTAGTGGCCTGATTCAGGCCCCTATAAACCAAATACTCATGGTGGCAGAGATCACAAAGGGATACACCCTCCTCCCGGGAGTAATAACCTCAGCAACGACGAGCTTTTTAACAGCAAGATTCATCCTAAAAGGTTCCTCTGTATATACTCTAAAGCTTGAGCGGAAGGGTATCCACATAAAGACTGGTCGTCCAGTTGTCTTAGAAACTATCCCAGTAAAAGAAATTATGACAATAAATCCCGTGTTTGTATACAAGTGGAATACCTTAAATTACGTTGAAGAGATGGTTGGAAAAACCGGCCACGATTGTTTTCCAGTAGTTGATGAGAATATGGAAGTATTGGGTGTTGTTGGTGTAAAAGACTTTTTAAATCGTTCTCAAAGAATAAAAGCCCTACCTGTTGGAAGATTCCTTCGTAAGGAATATGCTCTTGGATATCCAACTGAAACTGCCCATGATGCATTTGAAAAATTGATGAAATACGATCAAAATCTTCTTCCTATTGTTGAAAGTCCTGAGAGCAAAAGACTCATTGGAGTTGTAACAAAGAGAGACATCTATAAAGCCTATTATCGAGCAATAAGAGAAATGTATATAGAAGACTAA
- the speB gene encoding agmatinase — protein sequence MEFLYTYESLKLEFPMSDVEDGDFVILGIPFDGTTSYKPGTRFGPTLIRQATLNLESYILDYDVDLAEVRIADVGDLAIVAGNPLETIKRGVGTVEEIKKINPNAMPVVLGGEHSMTYAPVKALNPKSYVVFDAHLDLRESYEENPWNHACVARRISELGIKVTEFGIRSGTKEEVEYARENDIPWVHARDYSITNFKEIVKKLPEPIYISIDVDVFDLSMVPSTGTPEAGGLGFWEVIEALEWLVEHKRVIGFDIMEVAGMELGDVTALTAAKLLFYMIGMLSK from the coding sequence ATGGAGTTTCTTTATACATATGAAAGTTTAAAACTTGAATTCCCGATGAGTGATGTAGAGGATGGAGATTTTGTTATATTGGGGATTCCTTTTGATGGAACGACTTCCTACAAGCCCGGAACGAGGTTTGGGCCTACGTTAATAAGACAGGCCACGCTCAATTTGGAAAGCTATATCTTGGATTATGATGTTGACCTTGCAGAGGTAAGGATAGCCGATGTTGGTGATTTAGCGATAGTTGCGGGCAATCCACTTGAAACCATAAAGAGGGGTGTTGGAACTGTAGAAGAAATCAAGAAGATAAATCCCAACGCCATGCCCGTGGTATTAGGTGGCGAGCACTCTATGACCTATGCACCTGTGAAAGCTTTAAATCCAAAGAGCTATGTTGTTTTTGATGCTCACCTTGATTTAAGGGAGAGCTATGAAGAAAATCCGTGGAATCATGCATGTGTTGCAAGAAGAATTTCAGAACTTGGTATAAAGGTCACTGAGTTTGGAATAAGGAGTGGCACTAAAGAAGAGGTGGAATACGCGAGAGAGAATGATATTCCATGGGTTCATGCCAGAGATTACAGTATCACCAATTTCAAGGAGATTGTGAAAAAACTCCCAGAACCAATATACATATCAATAGATGTAGATGTCTTTGATCTTTCAATGGTGCCTTCTACAGGGACTCCTGAAGCAGGTGGTTTAGGATTTTGGGAAGTTATAGAGGCTTTGGAGTGGCTTGTAGAGCATAAAAGAGTCATTGGCTTTGATATAATGGAAGTGGCCGGAATGGAGCTTGGAGATGTCACGGCCTTAACTGCTGCAAAGCTTCTCTTTTACATGATTGGAATGCTCTCAAAATGA
- the glmM gene encoding phosphoglucosamine mutase, with protein sequence MGRIFGTFGVRGIANEKITPEFALKIGMAFGTLLKREQPDKELWVVIGRDTRVSGEMLKNALISGLLSVGVNVIDVEVAPTPAIQFACKYFGTDGGAVITASHNPPEYNGIKLLEPNGLGLKKEREAIVEELFFKKEFYKAKWNEIGQLVERDIIRPYIDTIKAKVDVEAIKKRNPFVVVDTSNGAGSLVLPYLLRELGCKVVSVNAQPDGHFPARNPEPNEENLQGFMKIVKSLKADFGVAQDGDADRSVFIDENGNFIQGDKTFALVVKAMLEENKGGLVVTTIATSHIIDELAKMYGGKVLKTKVGDLIVSRALLEHNGLVGGEENGGVIFPDHVLGRDGAMTVAKIVEIFAKRGKKFSELIEELPKFYQVKTKKHIEGDRKAIVAKVAEIAEKEGLKIDTTDGTKILFEDGWVLIRASGTEPIIRIFAEAKSEKRAKEYLNIGLKLLDEVLKA encoded by the coding sequence ATGGGCAGAATATTCGGAACATTTGGTGTTAGAGGGATTGCAAACGAAAAGATAACTCCTGAATTTGCACTTAAAATAGGAATGGCCTTTGGAACACTGCTTAAAAGAGAGCAGCCAGACAAAGAGCTCTGGGTGGTTATAGGTAGGGATACAAGAGTTAGCGGAGAAATGTTAAAAAATGCATTGATAAGCGGTCTTTTAAGTGTTGGAGTCAATGTAATAGATGTCGAGGTGGCCCCAACCCCAGCCATCCAGTTCGCGTGCAAATATTTTGGGACTGATGGGGGGGCCGTGATAACAGCATCCCATAACCCCCCAGAATACAATGGAATAAAACTCCTTGAACCAAATGGTCTTGGTCTCAAAAAGGAAAGAGAAGCCATTGTTGAGGAGCTTTTCTTCAAAAAAGAATTTTATAAAGCAAAATGGAACGAGATAGGCCAGTTGGTGGAGAGAGATATAATAAGGCCCTACATAGACACGATAAAGGCTAAGGTAGATGTTGAAGCAATAAAGAAAAGAAACCCCTTTGTTGTTGTGGACACTTCAAATGGTGCTGGCTCATTAGTGTTACCATACCTTTTAAGGGAGCTCGGATGCAAAGTAGTCAGCGTAAATGCTCAACCAGATGGTCACTTCCCCGCAAGAAACCCAGAACCAAATGAAGAAAACTTACAAGGTTTTATGAAAATAGTCAAAAGCCTTAAAGCTGATTTTGGAGTTGCCCAAGATGGTGATGCCGATAGATCAGTATTCATAGACGAAAATGGAAATTTTATACAGGGTGACAAGACTTTCGCTCTTGTAGTAAAGGCAATGCTAGAAGAAAACAAAGGAGGATTGGTTGTAACTACAATAGCGACATCCCATATAATTGATGAGCTTGCCAAGATGTATGGAGGGAAAGTTCTGAAAACGAAAGTAGGAGACTTGATAGTTTCCAGAGCTTTGCTTGAACACAATGGACTTGTAGGAGGAGAAGAAAACGGAGGAGTTATTTTCCCAGACCACGTCTTAGGTAGAGATGGTGCCATGACAGTCGCAAAAATAGTCGAGATCTTTGCAAAAAGAGGAAAGAAATTCAGCGAACTCATAGAAGAACTTCCAAAATTCTACCAAGTAAAGACCAAGAAGCACATAGAAGGTGATAGAAAAGCAATAGTGGCAAAAGTGGCAGAGATCGCGGAGAAAGAGGGATTAAAAATCGACACAACGGATGGGACAAAGATTCTCTTTGAAGATGGATGGGTTCTTATAAGAGCGAGTGGAACTGAACCAATAATAAGAATCTTCGCAGAGGCAAAAAGCGAGAAAAGGGCCAAAGAGTACCTTAATATAGGTTTAAAACTGCTGGATGAAGTATTGAAAGCTTGA